From the Primulina tabacum isolate GXHZ01 chromosome 3, ASM2559414v2, whole genome shotgun sequence genome, one window contains:
- the LOC142538838 gene encoding protein SOSEKI 1-like, producing MLEMQAGSIEQRSLFLGLIFLFLFLSVLLHIHSLKIIEFYAVFGIFQDSIQRAVCSGVTYLSFSITSAKFVYRRSMEAKSGAEVRRLHIVYFLSQKGGIEHPHLIRVVHLCRNGVRLRDIKRWLRELRGNDMPESYSWSYKRKYRTGYVWQDLQDDDLITPISDNEYVLKGSEIASAINNTGVSKVSIEKEGSCLDEDQKATPEYHNQSHPFITHISTSEIEEEYPVFGSEASTLTDDSLNLETQKSIINNTDGIKQEKLDEKPSRDGIIDHPKKKKKNKVKIDEKITKHAASSNAASVKPNFSKNKNCSHGVSSNMFRNIMSCGAINTDDSATVTVKKNHRPFFNICSTDEKNVQSAETRKGDRKIGAPHRIYNTPWHQQQWSGRNNGVKDSTEDKEESKGQSRSSAAAYKPIYGPNCSQCGKPFNPEKLHAHMKSCKGMKVLAKNVSVAKKIGQKSSADHRNEDSVSGYFLTR from the exons ATGTTAGAGATGCAAGCCGGCAGCATAGAACAAAGAAGCTTGTTTCTTGGATTGATCTTTTTGTTCTTATTTTTATCCGTTTTACTGCACATTCATTCGTTAAAAATAATCGAATTCTACGCTGTATTTGGTATCTTTCAAGACAGCATTCAGAGGGCCGTGTGCTCGGGCGTGACATATTTATCATTCTCCATAACTAGTGCAAAATTTGTTTACAGAAGATCAATGGAGGCAAAGAGTGGTGCAGAAGTGAGGAGACTTCACATTGTGTACTTCCTTAGTCAGAAGGGCGGAATCGAACACCCTCATCTCATTCGAGTTGTTCATCTTTGCCGAAATGGCGTGAGATTAAGAG ATATCAAAAGATGGTTGAGAGAACTGCGAGGCAACGACATGCCCGAATCGTATTCTTGGTCATACAAGAG GAAGTATAGAACGGGGTATGTGTGGCAAGATTTACAGGATGATGATTTAATCACTCCAATATCAGATAATGAATATGTCCTCAAAGGATCAGAGATTGCATCTGCCATAAATAACACTG GTGTTTCAAAAGTTTCGATCGAAAAAGAAGGATCGTGCCTCGACGAAGATCAAAAGGCCACACCTGAATATCACAATCAAAGTCATCCCTTTATAACACATATCTCGACCTCGGAGATTGAAGAAGAATATCCAGTTTTTGGCTCAGAAGCATCCACATTGACAGATGATTCCCTCAATCTTGAAACACAGAAGAGCATCATTAATAATACGGATGGAATCAAACAAGAAAAGCTAGACGAAAAACCGTCTCGCGATGGGATAATCGATCATCctaagaagaagaagaagaacaaagTCAAGATTGATGAGAAGATTACCAAACATGCTGCTTCATCCAATGCTGCATCAGTGAAGCCTAATTTCAGCAAAAACAAGAACTGTTCACACGGGGTATCTAGCAATATGTTCCGGAACATAATGTCGTGTGGTGCAATCAATACAGACGATTCAGCGACGGTGACAGTCAAGAAGAACCATAGACCTTTCTTTAACATCTGTTCTACGGATGAGAAAAACGTTCAATCAGCAGAAACACGCAAAGGGGACCGGAAGATCGGGGCACCTCATAGGATCTATAACACCCCTTGGCATCAACAACAATGGAGTGGCAG GAACAACGGAGTGAAGGATTCCACAGAGGACAAGGAAGAATCCAAAGGCCAGAGCCGGTCTTCTGCTGCTGCGTACAAGCCAATATATGGTCCAAATTGCTC GCAATGTGGTAAGCCATTCAACCCGGAGAAATTACATGCACATATGAAATCCTGCAAAGGAATGAAAGTCTTAGCCAAGAATGTCTCTGTTGCTAAGAAGATAGGACAGAAATCATCCGCAGATCATCGAAACGAAGATTCGGTTTCGGGTTATTTTCTTACACGTTAA
- the LOC142538840 gene encoding uncharacterized protein LOC142538840, whose product MGVIIIDGSTVISFVNDESHFHKSVDEAFASLDLNSDGVLSRSELRRGFESLRLLETHFGMDVITTPEELTKLYDSIFEKFDLDKNGTVDRKEFGDEMKSILLAIADGLGSNPIQMLVDDDGEGKNFLKQAADLEASKISG is encoded by the coding sequence ATGGGTGTCATCATAATCGACGGTTCCACGGTCATCTCCTTCGTCAACGACGAGTCCCATTTCCATAAGAGCGTGGACGAGGCCTTCGCGTCCCTTGACCTCAACAGCGACGGAGTTCTGTCCAGGTCGGAGCTCCGCCGCGGCTTCGAGTCGCTGCGGCTGCTCGAGACCCACTTCGGGATGGACGTGATCACCACGCCGGAGGAGCTGACGAAGCTGTACGACTCTATTTTCGAGAAATTCGACTTGGATAAGAATGGGACGGTGGATCGGAAGGAGTTcggggatgagatgaagagcaTACTGCTGGCTATAGCCGATGGGTTGGGCTCGAACCCTATTCAAATGCTGGTGGACGATGATGGAGAGGGGAAGAATTTCCTCAAACAGGCTGCGGATCTCGAGGCTTCGAAGATCTCTGGTTGA